From Xiphophorus hellerii strain 12219 chromosome 6, Xiphophorus_hellerii-4.1, whole genome shotgun sequence, the proteins below share one genomic window:
- the catip gene encoding ciliogenesis-associated TTC17-interacting protein isoform X2, with the protein MEEDDVPAVATESQPEEELEASEEAAAEESRHDDESKASEEAAAEESKHEEESKASEEAVAEESRHDDESKASEEAVAEESKHDDESKASEEAVAEEFKVPDEAVSGESKPEEEFKASEEAVNFLTSIEPEELQKCVFSESLLVMSDCGGVLGEFSMSMELTHRALEPCVILHARSHGAIDGSPCGTTVTAYLTADLEVLEEDYHEYVKLDSYSVEKKCHMAQRDEQMVINKITAMGEDVTEEECVSYPMSVLRGLVTEGSSMLLMRLMALRKKVPKNMVFIILDRSLHITQTTFRELAVKKIQVHGETVEVFGLERMVCSADGDHPTWHSYFLNNGYLASRKQVGSPVTMKVIRELSKKDRGRMKVPLVWQEDMQLYSLYLDNKDFLKAEHNSYLREHPELRALLSDFLQDLLIVKPDNIFQFAREYFPPYSTYHSPKSNLKTASP; encoded by the exons ATGGAGGAGGACGATGTTCCTGCAGTCGCTACAGAGTCGCAACCTGAGGAAGAGTTGGAGGCTTCAGAGGAGGCTGCCGCTGAAGAGTCCAGACATGACGACGAGTCAAAAGCTTCAGAGGAGGCTGCCGCTGAAGAGTCCAAACATGAGGAAGAGTCAAAAGCTTCAGAGGAGGCTGTCGCTGAAGAGTCCAGACATGACGACGAGTCAAAAGCTTCAGAGGAAGCTGTCGCTGAAGAGTCCAAACATGACGACGAGTCAAAAGCTTCAGAGGAAGCTGTCGCTGAAGAGTTCAAAGTTCCAGACGAGGCTGTTTCCGGAGAGTCCAAACCTGAAGAAGAGTTCAAAGCTTCAGAAGAGGCTGTCAATTTCTTGACCTCCATAG AGCCCGAGGAGCTGCAGAAGTGCGTGTTTTCAGAGTCTCTGCTGGTGATGTCGGACTGTGGCGGAGTCCTGGGGGAGTTCAGTATGTCTATGGAGTTAACACACAGAGCCCTGGAGCCCTGCGTGATTCTGCATGCTCGGAGCCACGGAGCTATCGACGGCTCTCCCTGTGGAACAACGGTGACCG CTTACCTAACCGCTGACCTGGAGGTCCTGGAGGAAGACTACCATGAGTATGTCAAG CTCGACAGTTACAGTGTGGAGAAGAAGTGTCACATGGCGCAACGTGACGAACAGATGGTCATCAACAAAATCACCGCCATGGGAGAG GACGTGACCGAGGAGGAGTGCGTGTCTTATCCCATGTCTGTCCTGCGCGGCCTGGTCACCGAGGGATCCAGCATGCTATTGATGCGTCTCATGGCTCTGAGGAAGAAGGTTCCAAAGAACATGGTCTTCATCATCTTGGACCGAAGTTTACATATAACTCAGACCACTTTT CGTGAGCTGGCCGTGAAGAAAATACAGGTGCACGGTGAGACCGTAGAGGTATTTGGGCTTGAGAGGATGGTTTGTTCCGCTGACGGCGACCATCCCACGTGGCACAGCTACTTCCTCAATAACGG ttactTGGCCAGCAGAAAACAGGTGGGATCTCCAGTCACAATGAAGGTTATACGGGAGCTCTCAAAGAAAGACAGAG GTCGTATGAAGGTCCCGCTGGTCTGGCAGGAAGACATGCAGTTGTACTCTCTGTATTTGGATAACAAG GACTTTCTGAAGGCAGAACACAATTCATACCTGAGGGAGCACCCGGAGCTCCGAGCCCTCCTGTCCGACTTCCTACAGGACTTGCTGATTGTGAAACCGGACAACATCTTCCAGTTTGCTCGAGAATACTTCCCTCCTTATTCCACCTACCATTCCCCGAAGTCTAACCTGAAAACCGCCTCGCCCTGA
- the LOC116722140 gene encoding caspase-8-like isoform X1, with the protein MSAKKTATETLKRNKTNLIDVLCMDYPFILNKVQENKLITSREYTNLKSINKEHVAGHVVELVDKIMNKGEETCQNFLELLQTDDIAETYPGLKSMKLHDVLLKPVQATSPCSADMVPEAKRLKRDEVYELKSDPVGLCLIINNENFHSLKQRRGTDKDAERLAKVFSWLGFKVLMSKDQTGDQMEQTLKVVASPLDEERQLQLLELGVQEWCDDCLSAPQQPVRHGDAFVCCILTHGSLSQVYGVDSQPLVIKEIKKHFVATKLPALTGKPKVFLIQACQLDKVFATQRGVLPNDVEEDSATSIPEEADFLVAISTVEGYASFRHVVGGSWFIQSVCEQLELHCPSGEDFTSILHRVNDMVGQKEGSIGVGLVKQAPEVKFTLRKKLVLSPRCP; encoded by the exons ATGTCCGCCAAGAAGACCGCCACGGAGACCCTGAAGCGTAATAAAACAAATCTCATCGACGTTTTATGTATGGACTATCCATTTATCCTCAACAAAGTTCAGGAGAATAAGCTGATAACTTCGAGGGAGTACACCAATCTCAAGAGCATCAACAAAGAGCATGTGGCGGGCCACGTTGTAGAGCTTGTGGACAAGATCATGAATAAAGGAGAAGAAACATGCCAAAACTTTCTGGAGCTACTGCAAACCGACGACATTGCTGAAACCTATCCTGGCCTGAAGAGCATGAAGCTCCATGACGTTTTACTCAAGCCGGTCCAAGCTACCTCACCTTGCAGTG CAGACATGGTGCCTGAAGCTAAAAGGCTGAAAAGG GACGAGGTTTATGAACTCAAAAGCGATCCTGTTGGTCTCTGCCTGATTATAAACAATGAGAATTTCCACAGCCTCAAACAGAGAAGGGGGACAGACAAAGATGCCG AGAGACTAGCGAAGGTGTTCAGCTGGCTGGGCTTCAAGGTGTTGATGAGTAAAGACCAAACCGGGGACCAGATGGAACAGACACTGAAGGTAGTTGCCTCTCCTCTTGATGAGGAGAGGCAACTCCAGCTACTGGAGTTGGGTGTTCAGGAATGGTGCGACGACTGCCTCTCTGCTCCCCAGCAGCCGGTTAGGCACGGCGACGCCTTCGTCTGCTGCATTCTGACCCACGGGTCATTGAGTCAAGTTTATGGGGTCGACTCACAGCCTCTTGtcattaaagaaattaaaaaacattttgtggccACTAAGCTGCCAGCCCTCACTGGCAAACCCAAAGTGTTCCTGATTCAGGCCTGCCAACTCGACAAGGTGTTTGCAACACAACGAGGGGTGTTGCCGAACGATGTGGAGGAGGATAGTGCAACATCCATTCCTGAGGAAGCAGATTTTCTCGTTGCCATTTCCACCGTTGAAGGCTACGCATCCTTTAGACACGTAGTAGGTGGAAGCTGGTTTATCCAGTCGGTGTGTGAGCAGCTGGAGTTGCACTGCCCTAG TGGTGAAGACTTTACTTCCATCCTGCATCGAGTAAATGACATGGTGGGCCAGAAGGAGGGCTCCATCGGTGTTGGTCTGGTAAAGCAGGCGCCTGAAGTGAAGTTCACTCTGAGGAAGAAACTCGTTCTGTCGCCACGTTGCCCTTGA
- the LOC116722144 gene encoding interleukin-5 receptor subunit alpha-like, which yields MKLSPALPVLWYSFLLLLRVSQSEYEDNDLNVDTRSTNATECEEIEEETEEASVVCTVSRANKLNCSWSLRALETGAQLSVSVRLFENERLVDSRNQSSANGVGFISWTIDGGQEKSVVVDFDVILRGARTCYTAVFDEDILNILNPPANLNASIQDGNLHVNWDVPTSKIFPHCFDYQLDIGDQEKPRIFSAKLQYVVPNAAAPTYRVRMRAKVSPNCYGCPHWSEWSPTVTMERPTYRLDPLVIALISLGIPMILLAVLLILRHQRLVKVLFPPIPRPPAKYKHFLEKTDPLNFFHPVPTTKPEEEITEVEDAEQPPATTH from the exons ATGAAGCTGTCTCCTGCTCTTCCAGTCCTGTGGTAcagttttctcctgctgctgcgAGTCTCACAGAGTG AGTACGAGGACAATGATCTAAACGTCGATACCCGTTCTACT AACGCGACAGAGTGCGAAGAAATAGAAGAAGAGACGGAGGAGGCGTCTGTCGTCTGTACGGTGTCCCGAGCGAACAAGCTCAACTGTTCCTGGTCGCTCCGCGCTCTGGAGACGGGCGCTCAGCTGTCCGTTTCTGTCAG gTTGTTTGAGAATGAGCGCTTGGTCGATTCTCGGAACCAAAGCTCAGCGAACGGCGTTGGCTTCATATCTTGGACAATCGATGGCGGCCAGGAAAAGTCTGTAGTCGTCGATTTTGACGTGATCCTGCGTGGCGCCAGGACGTGTTACACCGCCGTGTTCGATGAGGATATATTGA ATATCCTGAATCCTCCGGCAAACCTTAATGCATCGATCCAGGATGGGAACCTTCATGTAAACTGGGATGTGCCAACCAGTaaaatttttccacattgtttTGATTACCAGCTGGACATCGGCGACCAG gaaaaaccGAGAATCTTTTCAGCTAAGCTGCAATACGTAGTGCCAAACGCTGCCGCTCCAACCTACAGGGTGAGGATGAGGGCGAAGGTATCGCCCAACTGCTACGGGTGCCCCCACTGGAGCGAGTGGAGCCCCACAGTCA CGATGGAGCGGCCAACGTACAGACTCGATCCTCTCGTAATCGCCTTGATTTCGCTCGGAATCCCCATGATCCTCCTGGCCGTGCTGTTGATATTGCGCCATCAGAG GCTGGTCAAAGTTCTGTTTCCTCCGATTCCTCGTCCCCCCGCCAAGTACAAACATTTCCTGGAAAAGACCGATCCGCTCAAC TTCTTCCATCCTGTTCCAACAACTAAGCCCGAGGAAGAAATCACTGAGGTGGAGGACGCAGAGCAACCGCCTGCAACAACCCATTAA
- the catip gene encoding ciliogenesis-associated TTC17-interacting protein isoform X1: MEEDDVPAVATESQPEEELEASEEAAAEESRHDDESKASEEAAAEESKHEEESKASEEAVAEESRHDDESKASEEAVAEESKHDDESKASEEAVAEEFKVPDEAVSGESKPEEEFKASEEAVNFLTSIEPEELQKCVFSESLLVMSDCGGVLGEFSMSMELTHRALEPCVILHARSHGAIDGSPCGTTVTAYLTADLEVLEEDYHEYVKLDSYSVEKKCHMAQRDEQMVINKITAMGEDVTEEECVSYPMSVLRGLVTEGSSMLLMRLMALRKKVPKNMVFIILDRSLHITQTTFRELAVKKIQVHGETVEVFGLERMVCSADGDHPTWHSYFLNNGYLASRKQVGSPVTMKVIRELSKKDRVLSDSSCSMLVSEPQSTETRCKKSFLIIKVNHVTFHSIYDYLIIQCTPAHLRFYICGFADFSMNFKLFAKNVPIHIFFHRRICEHF; this comes from the exons ATGGAGGAGGACGATGTTCCTGCAGTCGCTACAGAGTCGCAACCTGAGGAAGAGTTGGAGGCTTCAGAGGAGGCTGCCGCTGAAGAGTCCAGACATGACGACGAGTCAAAAGCTTCAGAGGAGGCTGCCGCTGAAGAGTCCAAACATGAGGAAGAGTCAAAAGCTTCAGAGGAGGCTGTCGCTGAAGAGTCCAGACATGACGACGAGTCAAAAGCTTCAGAGGAAGCTGTCGCTGAAGAGTCCAAACATGACGACGAGTCAAAAGCTTCAGAGGAAGCTGTCGCTGAAGAGTTCAAAGTTCCAGACGAGGCTGTTTCCGGAGAGTCCAAACCTGAAGAAGAGTTCAAAGCTTCAGAAGAGGCTGTCAATTTCTTGACCTCCATAG AGCCCGAGGAGCTGCAGAAGTGCGTGTTTTCAGAGTCTCTGCTGGTGATGTCGGACTGTGGCGGAGTCCTGGGGGAGTTCAGTATGTCTATGGAGTTAACACACAGAGCCCTGGAGCCCTGCGTGATTCTGCATGCTCGGAGCCACGGAGCTATCGACGGCTCTCCCTGTGGAACAACGGTGACCG CTTACCTAACCGCTGACCTGGAGGTCCTGGAGGAAGACTACCATGAGTATGTCAAG CTCGACAGTTACAGTGTGGAGAAGAAGTGTCACATGGCGCAACGTGACGAACAGATGGTCATCAACAAAATCACCGCCATGGGAGAG GACGTGACCGAGGAGGAGTGCGTGTCTTATCCCATGTCTGTCCTGCGCGGCCTGGTCACCGAGGGATCCAGCATGCTATTGATGCGTCTCATGGCTCTGAGGAAGAAGGTTCCAAAGAACATGGTCTTCATCATCTTGGACCGAAGTTTACATATAACTCAGACCACTTTT CGTGAGCTGGCCGTGAAGAAAATACAGGTGCACGGTGAGACCGTAGAGGTATTTGGGCTTGAGAGGATGGTTTGTTCCGCTGACGGCGACCATCCCACGTGGCACAGCTACTTCCTCAATAACGG ttactTGGCCAGCAGAAAACAGGTGGGATCTCCAGTCACAATGAAGGTTATACGGGAGCTCTCAAAGAAAGACAGAG TTTTATCAGATTCCAGTTGTTCTATGCTGGTATCAGAACCACAATCAACAGAAACAAGGTGTAAAAAAAGCTTCTTAATAATAAAGGTAAATCATGTCACTTTTCATTCTATTTATGATTATCTCATAATACAGTGTACTCCTGCTCATTTGCGATTCTATATTTGTggatttgcagatttttctatGAACTTCAagttatttgcaaaaaatgtgcCTATTCACATATTTTTCCATAGAAGAatatgtgaacatttttaa
- the LOC116722140 gene encoding caspase-8-like isoform X2, which yields MSAKKTATETLKRNKTNLIDVLCMDYPFILNKVQENKLITSREYTNLKSINKEHVAGHVVELVDKIMNKGEETCQNFLELLQTDDIAETYPGLKSMKLHDVLLKPVQATSPCSDMVPEAKRLKRDEVYELKSDPVGLCLIINNENFHSLKQRRGTDKDAERLAKVFSWLGFKVLMSKDQTGDQMEQTLKVVASPLDEERQLQLLELGVQEWCDDCLSAPQQPVRHGDAFVCCILTHGSLSQVYGVDSQPLVIKEIKKHFVATKLPALTGKPKVFLIQACQLDKVFATQRGVLPNDVEEDSATSIPEEADFLVAISTVEGYASFRHVVGGSWFIQSVCEQLELHCPSGEDFTSILHRVNDMVGQKEGSIGVGLVKQAPEVKFTLRKKLVLSPRCP from the exons ATGTCCGCCAAGAAGACCGCCACGGAGACCCTGAAGCGTAATAAAACAAATCTCATCGACGTTTTATGTATGGACTATCCATTTATCCTCAACAAAGTTCAGGAGAATAAGCTGATAACTTCGAGGGAGTACACCAATCTCAAGAGCATCAACAAAGAGCATGTGGCGGGCCACGTTGTAGAGCTTGTGGACAAGATCATGAATAAAGGAGAAGAAACATGCCAAAACTTTCTGGAGCTACTGCAAACCGACGACATTGCTGAAACCTATCCTGGCCTGAAGAGCATGAAGCTCCATGACGTTTTACTCAAGCCGGTCCAAGCTACCTCACCTTGCAGTG ACATGGTGCCTGAAGCTAAAAGGCTGAAAAGG GACGAGGTTTATGAACTCAAAAGCGATCCTGTTGGTCTCTGCCTGATTATAAACAATGAGAATTTCCACAGCCTCAAACAGAGAAGGGGGACAGACAAAGATGCCG AGAGACTAGCGAAGGTGTTCAGCTGGCTGGGCTTCAAGGTGTTGATGAGTAAAGACCAAACCGGGGACCAGATGGAACAGACACTGAAGGTAGTTGCCTCTCCTCTTGATGAGGAGAGGCAACTCCAGCTACTGGAGTTGGGTGTTCAGGAATGGTGCGACGACTGCCTCTCTGCTCCCCAGCAGCCGGTTAGGCACGGCGACGCCTTCGTCTGCTGCATTCTGACCCACGGGTCATTGAGTCAAGTTTATGGGGTCGACTCACAGCCTCTTGtcattaaagaaattaaaaaacattttgtggccACTAAGCTGCCAGCCCTCACTGGCAAACCCAAAGTGTTCCTGATTCAGGCCTGCCAACTCGACAAGGTGTTTGCAACACAACGAGGGGTGTTGCCGAACGATGTGGAGGAGGATAGTGCAACATCCATTCCTGAGGAAGCAGATTTTCTCGTTGCCATTTCCACCGTTGAAGGCTACGCATCCTTTAGACACGTAGTAGGTGGAAGCTGGTTTATCCAGTCGGTGTGTGAGCAGCTGGAGTTGCACTGCCCTAG TGGTGAAGACTTTACTTCCATCCTGCATCGAGTAAATGACATGGTGGGCCAGAAGGAGGGCTCCATCGGTGTTGGTCTGGTAAAGCAGGCGCCTGAAGTGAAGTTCACTCTGAGGAAGAAACTCGTTCTGTCGCCACGTTGCCCTTGA
- the catip gene encoding ciliogenesis-associated TTC17-interacting protein isoform X3, protein MEEDDVPAVATESQPEEELEAAAEESKHEEESKASEEAVAEESRHDDESKASEEAVAEESKHDDESKASEEAVAEEFKVPDEAVSGESKPEEEFKASEEAVNFLTSIEPEELQKCVFSESLLVMSDCGGVLGEFSMSMELTHRALEPCVILHARSHGAIDGSPCGTTVTAYLTADLEVLEEDYHEYVKLDSYSVEKKCHMAQRDEQMVINKITAMGEDVTEEECVSYPMSVLRGLVTEGSSMLLMRLMALRKKVPKNMVFIILDRSLHITQTTFRELAVKKIQVHGETVEVFGLERMVCSADGDHPTWHSYFLNNGYLASRKQVGSPVTMKVIRELSKKDRVLSDSSCSMLVSEPQSTETRCKKSFLIIKVNHVTFHSIYDYLIIQCTPAHLRFYICGFADFSMNFKLFAKNVPIHIFFHRRICEHF, encoded by the exons ATGGAGGAGGACGATGTTCCTGCAGTCGCTACAGAGTCGCAACCTGAGGAAGAGTTGGAG GCTGCCGCTGAAGAGTCCAAACATGAGGAAGAGTCAAAAGCTTCAGAGGAGGCTGTCGCTGAAGAGTCCAGACATGACGACGAGTCAAAAGCTTCAGAGGAAGCTGTCGCTGAAGAGTCCAAACATGACGACGAGTCAAAAGCTTCAGAGGAAGCTGTCGCTGAAGAGTTCAAAGTTCCAGACGAGGCTGTTTCCGGAGAGTCCAAACCTGAAGAAGAGTTCAAAGCTTCAGAAGAGGCTGTCAATTTCTTGACCTCCATAG AGCCCGAGGAGCTGCAGAAGTGCGTGTTTTCAGAGTCTCTGCTGGTGATGTCGGACTGTGGCGGAGTCCTGGGGGAGTTCAGTATGTCTATGGAGTTAACACACAGAGCCCTGGAGCCCTGCGTGATTCTGCATGCTCGGAGCCACGGAGCTATCGACGGCTCTCCCTGTGGAACAACGGTGACCG CTTACCTAACCGCTGACCTGGAGGTCCTGGAGGAAGACTACCATGAGTATGTCAAG CTCGACAGTTACAGTGTGGAGAAGAAGTGTCACATGGCGCAACGTGACGAACAGATGGTCATCAACAAAATCACCGCCATGGGAGAG GACGTGACCGAGGAGGAGTGCGTGTCTTATCCCATGTCTGTCCTGCGCGGCCTGGTCACCGAGGGATCCAGCATGCTATTGATGCGTCTCATGGCTCTGAGGAAGAAGGTTCCAAAGAACATGGTCTTCATCATCTTGGACCGAAGTTTACATATAACTCAGACCACTTTT CGTGAGCTGGCCGTGAAGAAAATACAGGTGCACGGTGAGACCGTAGAGGTATTTGGGCTTGAGAGGATGGTTTGTTCCGCTGACGGCGACCATCCCACGTGGCACAGCTACTTCCTCAATAACGG ttactTGGCCAGCAGAAAACAGGTGGGATCTCCAGTCACAATGAAGGTTATACGGGAGCTCTCAAAGAAAGACAGAG TTTTATCAGATTCCAGTTGTTCTATGCTGGTATCAGAACCACAATCAACAGAAACAAGGTGTAAAAAAAGCTTCTTAATAATAAAGGTAAATCATGTCACTTTTCATTCTATTTATGATTATCTCATAATACAGTGTACTCCTGCTCATTTGCGATTCTATATTTGTggatttgcagatttttctatGAACTTCAagttatttgcaaaaaatgtgcCTATTCACATATTTTTCCATAGAAGAatatgtgaacatttttaa